In the Afipia sp. GAS231 genome, GATGTTCCCGCTGAGCGAGCGCAACCAGTTCCTCATTTACATGAACATGCCTGATGGAACCGACGTCTCCCGCACCGAGACCAAAGCGCTGGAAATCTCCAGATGGCTCGGCGACAAGACCCAAAACCCCGAGATCGCGAGCAACATCGTCTACATCGGGGATGGCGGCCCGAGATTCTATCTGACGCTGACTCCCGTGGCGCCCGATCCCGCGTCGGCCTTCTTCCTGATCAACACCAACGACTACGCCGGTGCAGTGCGGGCTGCGGATCGCGCCTGGAAATATCTGTACGCCAATCACCCGGAAGCGAGGTTCAAGATCAAGCGCCTGGCGATGGGCGCGGTGGAATCCGGCATCGTCGACGTAGAAATCTCCGGCCCCGACGCCGACCGCCTGCTGGCGCTCAGCGCAAGCGTACAAGCGCTGTTTCGGGCGGCGCCGGACGTTCACGACAACGAAGACGATTGGGGCAACAAGCTCATCAAGGTGGTTGTCGAGATCGATCAGGATCGCGCGCGGCAGCTCGGAATAACATCCGAAGAGATTACGCAGCTCCTCAATACCTATTTCAGCGGTGCCGCCGTGTCGATCTATCGCGAAGGCGACAATCTCATTCCCATCGTGCTCCGCGCCGGAGCATACACCTCCGAGAATCTGGAAGGGCTCACCAGCGCGACCTTCGCGAAGAATGGCGGATTGATCCCGCTCGCACAGGTGGCCAGGCTAAGGCCGGAGTTCGATTTTGCTCGCATCAGGCGGAAAAACCAGGAACGAACGATCACCGTCACCGCCCGGAGCGCTTCGCTGACGGCCGGGCAGCTCCTGGAGTCCATTCGCCCCGCCCTGCCGGCGCTCGACCTGGCCGGCGGCTATCACTACACGATCGGGGGCGAGATCGAGAAGAGCGCGGAGACCAACCAGAAGCTCGCCGCAGGATTTCCTCTCGCCCTTGGCATCATGGTGCTGGCGATCATTCTGCAATTCAACTCCTTTCGGCGCACACTGCTGACATTCATCACCATTCCGTTGATCGTGATCGGCATCCCATTCGGCCTGCTGCTGACCGGACAGCCGCTTTCGTTCTTTGGAACGCTCGGCATCATCAGCCTATCGGGAATCATCATCAACAACGCCATCGTGCTGATCGATCAGATCGACATCGAGCGAAGGGAGCTTGACCTGCGCGACGCGATTGTTGTCGCCTCTGAAAAGCGTTTGCGACCGATCCTGCTGACATCGGCAACGACAGTGCTCGGACTGGCGCCGATGGCGATCGCCGGCGGCGCATTATGGCAGCCCATGGCCGTGCTCATGATGTCCGGGCTTGCCATCGCTTCGCTGTTGACACTGTTCTTTGTGCCGGCCGGATATTTGCTGCTCTTCCGGTTCGACAAGAGGCTTTAGGGACACCATCATGAAGCGGGAGGCCCGCCGATTTCGACGCTGGGCTACGCCACTACACTCTCGTGTGGAAATGGTGGTTTCGCGGGGCGTTGGTTCAAATAAGGATGCGACGACCGAAAGAGCAAGCACTGCACCGAGACGCGCGAAATCAAACAGGCAAGATTGCGCGGAACAAAAACCAGCGCTCGCTGTGAGTAACAATGTGGGAGTATAAATCGCGAAAATACTTTTCGCATCAATGATTTACGCCCTTGGTGCGCTCGGAGGGACTCGAACCCCCACGATTTTACTCACTGCCACCTCAAGGCAGCGCGTCTACCAATTCCGCCACGAGCGCTTGGGATACCGGCTGGAACGATGCGGCCTGCCGGATCAACGGCGCCGATGTAACAAATCGGAGATGGGGGGACAAGGCGGTTTTGCGACCGAATTAGCTACCTAACACCCGGTAATTTCGGCAGCATTTGCTTGACTTCGACCGCGATACGGTTGCGATCCACCAGCACCACGCCGGAAGCCACCGGCAGGTTGTTGGCGAGGATCTTGACCTCGTCCGCCTCGGTGGCATCCAGCTCGATGATAGCGCCGCGGGAGAGCCGCATGACCTGGTGGATGGGCATTGTGGTGGTGCCGAGCACCACCATGAGATCGACGGAGACTTTATCGAGGGTCGCCACTTCTGAACCACCAAACCAAGAACTAAATCTGTTGGGTTCCAACTGACCACGTTATGGTTAGCCAATGGTTAATGATCGCCAAAGCCTTGATTTGACGACCTTCGCGCGGCCTTCCGGCGGTGGGGACGTCGAATGGCGAATCGCGGCCGCCCCCGTGCCCTACCCCGAGGCCGTCGCTGCGATGGAAGCGCGCGCGGCCGATATCGCCGACGGAAAGGCTTCCGAACTGGTGTGGCTGCTGGAGCATCCGCCGCTCTACACCTCCGGCACCAGCGGCAAGCGGGCCGACCTGCTCGATCCGCGATTCCCCCTGTTCACCACCGGCCGTGGGGGCCAGCTCACCTATCACGGCCCGGGCCAGCGGGTGGCCTATGTGATGCTCGACCTGAAGCGGCGCCGGCCCGACGTGCGCGCCTATGTCGCCGGCCTGGAAGAATGGATCATCCGGACGCTCGATGCCTTCAACGTCAGGGGCGAGCGCCGGGAGGATCGCGTCGGCGTCTGGGTGAAGCGGCCCGACAAGGGCGCCGGCCACGAAGACAAGATCGCTGCGATCGGCGTGCGGCTGCGGCGCTGGGTGTCGTTCCACGGCATCGCCATCAATGTCGAGCCGGAGCTCGCACATTTCCAGGCGATCGTGCCCTGCGGCGTTGTTGATGCCAGATACGGCGTCACCTCGCTGGTCGATCTCGGCCTTCCCGTAACGATGGAAGACGTCGACGTCGCGCTCCGGCAGGCTTTTATCGAAGTGTTCGGCGCGACCGCGCGCCTGCCGGAAGTGGCGAGCTAGATTCCCGGCAGCGTGCCCAAAAATTCGAGCAGTGCTGCGTTGACCTCGGCGGGCCGCTCCTGTTGCAGCCAGTGGCCGGCGCCTTCCATGATCCTGACCAGCCGAAGGTCGGCGCATTGGGCCCGCATCAGTTCGACCATATCGACGCCGGGGATCATGCCCAGGATGGGTTCGAGGCTGCCGGCCAGGAATGCCGCCGGTTGCGCGATCTGCTGGCCATCGAACTCGGCCATGTCGGCGAAATCGCGCTCGGAATTGCGATAGCGATTGAGCGGACCGCGAAATCCGCTCTCGCGGAACCGGCTTTCGTAATAATCGAGGTCGGCCTCGGTCAGCCAGGACGGAAGCTGCGCAGGATCGACCAGGCGATCGAGCAATCCC is a window encoding:
- a CDS encoding FliM/FliN family flagellar motor switch protein, whose translation is MATLDKVSVDLMVVLGTTTMPIHQVMRLSRGAIIELDATEADEVKILANNLPVASGVVLVDRNRIAVEVKQMLPKLPGVR
- the lipB gene encoding lipoyl(octanoyl) transferase LipB → MVNDRQSLDLTTFARPSGGGDVEWRIAAAPVPYPEAVAAMEARAADIADGKASELVWLLEHPPLYTSGTSGKRADLLDPRFPLFTTGRGGQLTYHGPGQRVAYVMLDLKRRRPDVRAYVAGLEEWIIRTLDAFNVRGERREDRVGVWVKRPDKGAGHEDKIAAIGVRLRRWVSFHGIAINVEPELAHFQAIVPCGVVDARYGVTSLVDLGLPVTMEDVDVALRQAFIEVFGATARLPEVAS